The following proteins come from a genomic window of Methanocalculus alkaliphilus:
- a CDS encoding FeoA family protein — MASCPLSLIAPGTKAIVTMVNAGEGLRRRLYDLGLVPEANVTVVTADRGSIIVSVAGCRYALSRGMAMKILVAPEMVAV, encoded by the coding sequence ATGGCGTCATGCCCGCTCTCCCTCATCGCCCCGGGGACGAAGGCCATCGTCACGATGGTGAATGCCGGAGAAGGGCTTCGCCGGCGCCTCTATGACCTCGGACTCGTCCCTGAGGCGAATGTGACGGTTGTCACGGCAGATCGCGGCTCGATCATCGTCTCCGTCGCCGGATGCCGGTATGCACTCTCCCGTGGCATGGCGATGAAGATCCTGGTTGCACCGGAGATGGTGGCGGTATGA
- a CDS encoding FeoA family protein — protein sequence MSPPDPSPVPLDTVITGEKARIASVRAKGQLRKRLLEMGIIPGAIIESIRVAPLGDPVEFRIKGYSLSIRKKDASCIDVVMEVE from the coding sequence ATGAGTCCACCGGATCCATCACCTGTACCCCTTGATACCGTCATCACCGGGGAGAAGGCCAGGATCGCAAGCGTCCGGGCGAAAGGGCAGCTTCGAAAACGGCTCCTTGAGATGGGGATCATCCCGGGTGCGATCATCGAGTCGATACGGGTAGCGCCGCTCGGCGATCCCGTTGAGTTCCGGATAAAGGGATACAGCCTCTCCATCAGGAAGAAAGATGCCTCCTGTATTGACGTTGTGATGGAGGTGGAGTGA
- a CDS encoding lysylphosphatidylglycerol synthase transmembrane domain-containing protein, which produces MARRGEAARRILLLLLGVIVIAGIIVAIGVGEMVAIMSGITLPWLIALTLLQLGTLYLTSTIWYLLLREKSAAITQSSVFLITMAGTFIESITPSVKLGGEAMKIYLMKKKSALSYQEVTGVAIASKIFYLVPFLLISLITIVAALFILDLPAVVYSAFAGLLICCCLVYLLLFRTREREQVRETGRDQSIIGRLRTRTEAARSFLSRSSGMAAEIVRDPTKSATLYLLAFIVWAFYPVKVYLVAYLLGFQVSPIVIIIATFTAYLVSMIPLLPGGLVTFEGTMALVLVSGGMALPDAAAVAIMTRCITFWIPLLLSAAVTLFFIQEKRSEAVFTA; this is translated from the coding sequence ATGGCCCGGCGAGGTGAGGCGGCGAGGCGGATCCTTCTCCTCCTCCTCGGCGTCATCGTGATAGCCGGGATCATCGTTGCCATCGGGGTTGGGGAGATGGTGGCTATCATGAGCGGGATCACCCTCCCCTGGCTGATCGCCCTGACCCTCCTCCAGCTTGGAACACTCTACCTCACATCGACCATCTGGTACCTCCTTCTGAGGGAGAAGAGTGCAGCCATCACCCAGTCATCGGTATTCCTGATCACAATGGCAGGAACCTTCATCGAGAGTATCACCCCCTCGGTGAAACTCGGCGGGGAGGCGATGAAGATCTACCTGATGAAGAAGAAGAGTGCCCTCTCCTACCAGGAGGTGACGGGTGTGGCAATCGCGAGCAAGATCTTCTACCTCGTCCCGTTCCTTCTCATCAGCCTCATCACCATCGTCGCCGCCCTCTTCATCCTGGATCTCCCGGCAGTCGTGTACTCAGCCTTTGCAGGACTTCTGATCTGCTGCTGCCTCGTCTATCTCCTCCTTTTCAGGACCAGAGAGAGAGAGCAGGTACGGGAGACGGGGAGGGATCAGTCGATCATCGGGAGGCTGCGGACCAGAACAGAAGCCGCACGATCATTTCTCAGCAGGTCATCAGGGATGGCGGCAGAGATCGTCAGGGATCCAACGAAGAGTGCGACCCTCTATCTCCTCGCCTTCATCGTCTGGGCCTTCTATCCGGTGAAGGTGTATCTTGTTGCATACCTGCTCGGCTTCCAGGTCAGCCCCATCGTCATCATCATCGCCACCTTCACCGCGTACCTCGTCAGCATGATCCCCCTCCTCCCCGGTGGGCTCGTCACCTTTGAGGGGACGATGGCCCTGGTCCTCGTCTCGGGCGGGATGGCGCTCCCCGATGCGGCCGCAGTCGCCATCATGACACGGTGCATCACATTCTGGATACCCCTCCTCCTCTCTGCGGCAGTCACGCTCTTCTTTATCCAGGAGAAGAGGAGTGAGGCGGTCTTTACAGCATAA
- a CDS encoding FeoB small GTPase domain-containing protein, producing MDQPEGRGRQSLILLVGPPNVGKSVIFNNLSGMAVEMANYPGTTVDYTEGKAVLGTIQARIIDTPGTYTLTGSNDAEEVAGAMLEGDPDLVVQILDACNLESSIYLALQVLEHRLPMILVINRMDLLCEKGGAIDTDALSRELGLPVLTTTALSGEGLERLRSTIIEVLSGKLDAEPKREVPAEWEAAERIREAVTGAPEKRPPTRREIIGDAIMRPWPGVAVAFVVLLGVLAIIVGMGMGLRRFILQPIVLGYIIPWIDTQVAGIVAPGLLQNILIGEYGFLNKGIEWPFTLILPYILSFYLALSILEDSGYMPRLGVMLDGLLGKIGLTGPSIIPILLGYGCGIPAIISTRALPSRKNQMMIALMVSLSVPCVAQTGAFISLLAVRSVPALIFVAFLSVAALIITGAVLNRLLPGRPTPMVMEIPDLLLPKASVLAKKLWMRIKHYLVDGVLPVIGGVAVAAILYETGLMARLGTVMSPLVRGWLHLPEEAAVPLLLGVFRKELTVLPLLEMDLTTLQLVVGSVVALFYVPCVAMLAILYRYFGMRFTLAALILTTGAAFLIGGLIAQIGAVIL from the coding sequence GTGGATCAGCCGGAAGGCCGTGGCAGGCAGAGCCTGATCCTCCTCGTCGGCCCACCGAATGTCGGAAAGAGCGTCATCTTCAACAATCTGAGCGGGATGGCCGTCGAGATGGCCAACTATCCCGGCACGACCGTCGATTATACCGAAGGGAAGGCAGTTCTCGGCACCATCCAGGCACGGATCATCGATACCCCCGGCACCTACACCCTCACCGGATCAAATGATGCCGAGGAGGTCGCAGGCGCAATGCTCGAGGGGGACCCGGACCTCGTCGTCCAGATCCTCGATGCCTGCAACCTCGAGTCGAGCATCTACCTTGCCCTGCAGGTCCTTGAGCACCGCCTCCCGATGATCCTCGTCATCAACCGTATGGACCTCCTCTGTGAGAAGGGGGGGGCGATCGATACCGACGCTCTCTCCCGCGAGCTCGGCCTCCCGGTCCTGACGACGACCGCCCTCTCCGGAGAAGGGCTTGAGAGACTCAGATCCACCATCATTGAGGTCCTCTCGGGAAAGCTCGATGCAGAGCCGAAGAGAGAGGTGCCTGCCGAATGGGAGGCGGCCGAGCGGATCCGTGAAGCCGTAACCGGCGCACCGGAGAAACGGCCCCCAACCCGGCGTGAGATCATCGGGGATGCGATCATGCGTCCATGGCCGGGCGTTGCCGTAGCATTCGTCGTCCTGCTCGGCGTCCTGGCAATCATCGTCGGGATGGGAATGGGGCTGCGGCGGTTCATCCTTCAGCCGATAGTTCTTGGATACATCATCCCCTGGATCGATACCCAGGTTGCAGGGATCGTCGCCCCGGGCCTCCTCCAGAATATCCTCATCGGGGAGTACGGGTTTTTGAATAAAGGTATCGAGTGGCCGTTTACGCTGATCCTCCCGTATATTCTCTCATTCTACCTTGCGCTGAGCATCCTCGAGGACAGCGGCTATATGCCGAGGCTCGGCGTGATGCTTGACGGCCTCCTCGGCAAGATCGGGCTCACCGGCCCGTCGATCATCCCGATCCTCCTTGGCTATGGCTGCGGCATACCGGCGATCATATCGACACGGGCACTCCCGTCCCGGAAGAACCAGATGATGATCGCCCTGATGGTATCGCTGAGCGTCCCCTGTGTGGCCCAGACCGGGGCGTTCATCTCGCTCCTTGCGGTACGATCAGTCCCGGCACTCATCTTTGTCGCATTTCTCTCTGTCGCTGCCCTCATCATCACCGGGGCGGTCCTCAACCGGCTCCTCCCCGGAAGGCCGACCCCGATGGTGATGGAGATCCCCGATCTCCTCCTCCCGAAGGCATCGGTTCTGGCAAAGAAACTCTGGATGAGGATAAAACACTATCTTGTTGACGGGGTCCTTCCGGTCATCGGGGGGGTTGCGGTTGCGGCGATCCTCTATGAGACGGGGCTGATGGCCCGGCTTGGAACAGTCATGAGCCCGCTCGTCCGGGGATGGCTCCATCTCCCCGAAGAGGCGGCCGTCCCGCTGCTGCTTGGGGTCTTTCGGAAGGAGCTGACGGTCCTCCCGCTCCTTGAGATGGATCTCACGACCCTCCAGCTCGTCGTCGGGTCCGTCGTCGCCCTCTTCTATGTCCCCTGTGTGGCGATGCTTGCGATCCTGTACCGGTACTTCGGGATGAGATTCACCCTTGCGGCACTCATCCTGACCACCGGGGCGGCATTCCTGATCGGCGGGCTCATCGCCCAGATCGGGGCGGTGATCCTCTGA
- a CDS encoding nicotianamine synthase family protein produces MRSMYRNEPFGSENTRLRLPNIGKVTKKIEDIGSRWPALGHLYSTYLYTDVVDCEVELAGLKPGSSILHIGCGSLPFTALALAEKGYAVTGVDNDPASIAAARRFTEYHKPGADITFIEDDGASVDPSRYDAIWVSLNVAPKEEVLKNLLAGMREGGAIIYRNPREKRSSELYEQILPETFGEEYHHRRIPTDRVKEAVCMRRAPFPEEIPEGSSHISLENLGTDRPARIRHIPDYSLIPPLGLRPGKEVIIHCRHPMGGPIVLSVEGRRVALAREFARRIFVTEAEVTDGWISRKAVAGRA; encoded by the coding sequence ATGAGATCGATGTACCGGAATGAACCATTCGGTTCGGAGAATACCAGGCTCCGGCTTCCGAATATCGGAAAGGTAACAAAGAAGATCGAGGATATCGGGAGCAGGTGGCCTGCACTCGGCCATCTCTACAGCACGTACCTCTACACGGATGTTGTCGATTGCGAGGTGGAGCTGGCAGGGCTGAAACCCGGCAGCTCCATCCTTCATATCGGGTGCGGCTCACTCCCCTTCACCGCACTCGCCCTGGCAGAGAAAGGATATGCCGTGACCGGAGTCGATAATGACCCCGCCTCCATCGCGGCAGCCCGGAGGTTCACCGAGTATCATAAACCGGGTGCGGATATCACCTTCATCGAGGATGATGGTGCGTCGGTCGATCCCTCCCGCTACGATGCGATCTGGGTCTCCCTCAATGTCGCACCAAAGGAGGAGGTCCTGAAGAACCTCCTTGCCGGGATGCGGGAGGGAGGTGCGATCATCTACCGCAACCCGCGGGAGAAGAGATCTTCGGAGCTTTATGAGCAGATCCTCCCCGAGACATTCGGTGAAGAGTACCATCACAGGAGAATACCGACAGACCGGGTAAAAGAGGCAGTTTGTATGAGAAGAGCACCGTTTCCTGAAGAGATCCCTGAGGGGTCCAGTCATATCTCCCTTGAGAATCTTGGAACAGACCGGCCGGCAAGGATCCGGCATATCCCTGACTACTCCCTCATCCCGCCCCTTGGACTGAGACCGGGAAAAGAGGTGATCATCCATTGTCGCCACCCGATGGGGGGGCCGATCGTCCTCTCCGTTGAAGGGCGGAGGGTGGCACTGGCACGTGAGTTTGCACGCCGGATTTTTGTTACCGAGGCGGAGGTGACCGACGGGTGGATCAGCCGGAAGGCCGTGGCAGGCAGAGCCTGA
- a CDS encoding SAM-dependent methyltransferase encodes MKRYSMVARVTSLVEMIASKNSILSEIYALPYREVVAREIALAGISSDDQVLSVGCGPVPFTAIHLARQSHAEVIAIDYQPDVVAAAKACIRRLGLSDQIRVICMDAALDLPEGFDAAIVALQAHPKEEILEILQKRGAPEARFIFRAPSPQFTSRYDALPGKEGISAWVEQKMKTFDRSILYTGGQL; translated from the coding sequence ATGAAGCGGTACTCAATGGTCGCAAGGGTTACCAGTCTGGTCGAGATGATCGCATCCAAAAACAGTATTCTTTCAGAGATCTATGCCCTTCCATACCGTGAGGTCGTTGCACGGGAGATTGCCCTCGCCGGTATCTCTTCCGATGATCAGGTTCTGAGCGTCGGGTGCGGACCGGTCCCCTTTACCGCAATCCACCTGGCACGGCAGAGCCATGCCGAAGTGATCGCAATCGACTACCAGCCCGATGTCGTCGCTGCCGCGAAAGCCTGTATCCGGAGGCTGGGCCTCTCGGATCAGATCCGGGTGATCTGCATGGATGCCGCCCTGGATCTCCCCGAAGGATTCGATGCGGCCATCGTTGCACTCCAGGCACACCCGAAGGAGGAGATCCTGGAGATCCTCCAGAAGAGGGGGGCTCCGGAGGCACGGTTCATCTTCCGGGCTCCGAGCCCGCAGTTTACCAGCAGATATGACGCCCTCCCCGGAAAGGAGGGGATCTCTGCATGGGTTGAACAGAAAATGAAGACCTTTGACCGCTCGATCCTCTATACGGGAGGCCAGCTATGA
- a CDS encoding PPC domain-containing DNA-binding protein: MQYAEGRIGRVFFIRIDDGEELITTLTGFARDHGISHGTITFFGALKRAGLVTGPEEPVIPPVPHHEEIEGGWECLGTATIYPGEDGPSLHLHATAGRGRDAITGCLRTDCRVYLVVEAVLYEAVGIDGSRLPDPVIGAALPVLRHQNP, translated from the coding sequence ATGCAGTATGCAGAAGGGAGGATCGGACGGGTCTTCTTCATCCGGATCGATGACGGCGAGGAGCTGATCACAACCCTCACCGGGTTTGCACGGGACCACGGGATCAGCCATGGGACCATCACCTTCTTTGGGGCACTGAAACGGGCAGGCCTCGTCACCGGCCCGGAGGAGCCGGTCATTCCGCCGGTCCCCCACCATGAGGAGATCGAGGGGGGCTGGGAATGCCTCGGGACCGCGACCATCTATCCGGGAGAGGATGGCCCTTCCCTCCACCTCCATGCAACCGCCGGCAGGGGGCGGGATGCGATCACCGGCTGCCTCAGGACCGACTGCCGCGTCTACCTCGTCGTCGAGGCGGTTCTGTACGAGGCGGTCGGGATCGACGGCAGCCGCCTCCCGGACCCGGTCATCGGTGCGGCACTCCCGGTACTCCGCCATCAGAACCCCTGA
- a CDS encoding beta-ribofuranosylaminobenzene 5'-phosphate synthase, translating into MDDTEMFQPLGAPELSRRMKEIEAKTGCFSPFQKVLLGTDGSVTHLLSLATERDIGVVTRLQEVIPADRRVAAILKIREGDPVNHRIVDLGEGEDGRPLIYAISYTPLERLAPEIATDLMKADIPIGRILKQHRIESRREILSIESYPADAHLASVFGILPGEPLLSRLYRIIHKDAPLMAITEIFPSSTFADTRRVIVDAPARLHLGLIDLHGGIGRVDGGIGITLDRPHLLVEARAAGTVTVTGGDEESRHRAEEAARAVIGFFGLTGGAAIILHTILPRHTGLGSGTQIALAAGKAVAELYGRDVSALDLAGITGRGGTSGIGTAAFDSGGFIIDGGHRFGEGEEKSSFRPSSASRGVAPAPVIFRHPFPEKFGILLITPDTPPGASDEKEVDIFSACCPVPLSEVQEICHRVMIQMLPAIIEEDIHRFGAAVNRLQEIGFKRHEMALQHEVVRRLPALLCEAGAYGAGLSSFGPTVYAIIEKGDTGVADAARQALAGIGGTVEEVAARNTGAIIRKV; encoded by the coding sequence ATGGATGATACTGAAATGTTTCAGCCGCTTGGCGCTCCGGAACTCTCCCGGAGGATGAAGGAGATCGAGGCGAAGACGGGATGCTTCTCCCCTTTCCAGAAAGTACTCCTTGGCACGGACGGCTCGGTGACCCACCTCCTCTCCCTGGCGACGGAACGCGATATCGGGGTGGTCACCCGTCTCCAGGAGGTGATCCCCGCCGACCGGAGGGTTGCCGCCATCCTGAAGATCCGGGAGGGAGATCCCGTGAACCACCGGATCGTCGATCTCGGTGAAGGGGAGGATGGCCGGCCGCTCATCTATGCCATCTCGTATACCCCGCTTGAACGGCTTGCCCCGGAGATCGCAACTGATCTGATGAAGGCGGATATTCCCATCGGCAGGATCTTAAAACAGCACCGGATCGAGTCGAGGCGGGAGATCCTCTCGATCGAGTCGTATCCGGCCGATGCTCATCTCGCATCGGTCTTTGGGATCCTGCCGGGTGAGCCGCTCCTCTCCCGGCTGTACCGGATCATCCATAAGGATGCTCCACTGATGGCGATCACCGAGATCTTCCCCTCAAGCACCTTCGCCGATACCCGCCGGGTCATTGTGGATGCACCGGCCCGGCTCCATCTCGGCCTCATCGATCTGCATGGCGGGATCGGGAGGGTGGACGGCGGGATCGGGATCACGCTCGACCGCCCCCATCTCCTCGTCGAGGCACGGGCGGCCGGGACGGTCACCGTCACCGGGGGGGATGAGGAGAGCAGGCATCGGGCAGAAGAGGCTGCACGGGCGGTGATCGGGTTCTTCGGGCTGACCGGCGGGGCGGCGATCATCCTGCATACAATACTCCCCCGCCATACCGGCCTTGGAAGCGGAACCCAGATCGCTCTTGCGGCAGGGAAGGCGGTTGCAGAGCTTTATGGACGGGACGTATCTGCACTCGATCTTGCCGGGATCACCGGGAGGGGCGGGACATCCGGGATCGGGACGGCCGCTTTTGATTCCGGCGGATTCATCATCGACGGCGGCCACCGGTTCGGGGAAGGGGAGGAGAAGTCATCGTTTCGGCCATCCTCGGCATCACGGGGTGTTGCACCCGCCCCGGTCATCTTCAGGCATCCCTTCCCCGAGAAATTCGGGATCCTCCTCATCACCCCGGATACTCCGCCGGGTGCCTCTGATGAGAAGGAGGTCGATATCTTCTCTGCATGCTGCCCTGTCCCGCTTTCGGAGGTGCAGGAGATCTGTCACCGCGTCATGATACAGATGCTCCCTGCGATCATTGAAGAGGATATACATCGGTTCGGGGCGGCCGTGAACCGGCTCCAGGAGATCGGGTTCAAGCGCCATGAGATGGCGCTGCAGCATGAGGTTGTCCGGCGGCTGCCCGCCCTCCTCTGTGAGGCTGGGGCGTACGGGGCGGGCCTCTCCTCCTTCGGCCCGACGGTCTATGCCATCATCGAAAAAGGCGATACCGGGGTTGCCGATGCCGCCCGGCAGGCGCTTGCCGGGATCGGCGGGACGGTGGAGGAGGTTGCGGCGAGGAACACCGGTGCGATCATCAGGAAGGTCTGA
- a CDS encoding glycerophosphodiester phosphodiesterase, translating into MIIIGHRGARAIRPENTIAALQEGGRCADYVEIDLRISRDGVPVAIHDPTLDRTTDGTGPVSAYTLSDLVQYDAGEGEVIPTLASVLALDLGDCGLVIELKEGGYEDLIAGMVQASGHTKVMIVSFDPDCLRRIAPLLPDARIGYIFRSMEGDPIQVASSFPAAAILPRFDLIDGDLVAAARAAGLLVIGWTLNTDEEFAGAVLLGIDGVASDDPCRARQYYDGGGMR; encoded by the coding sequence ATGATCATCATCGGCCATCGCGGGGCCCGTGCCATCCGGCCTGAGAATACCATTGCAGCACTTCAGGAAGGGGGCAGGTGTGCTGATTATGTTGAGATTGACCTCCGTATCAGCCGGGACGGGGTGCCGGTCGCCATCCATGATCCGACCCTGGATCGGACGACGGACGGGACCGGCCCGGTCTCTGCGTACACCCTTTCGGACCTTGTGCAGTATGATGCCGGGGAGGGGGAGGTGATCCCGACACTTGCGTCCGTCCTTGCCCTGGATCTTGGGGACTGCGGCCTTGTCATTGAGCTGAAGGAGGGGGGATATGAGGATCTGATCGCCGGGATGGTGCAGGCGAGTGGTCATACGAAGGTGATGATCGTCTCCTTTGATCCCGACTGCCTCCGGCGGATCGCCCCCCTGCTGCCGGATGCACGGATCGGGTATATCTTCCGGTCGATGGAGGGGGATCCGATCCAGGTGGCGTCCTCGTTCCCGGCCGCCGCCATCCTCCCCCGGTTTGACCTGATAGACGGGGATCTGGTCGCGGCAGCCCGTGCGGCCGGGCTTCTGGTCATCGGATGGACGCTCAATACCGACGAGGAGTTTGCAGGTGCGGTATTGCTTGGGATCGATGGTGTTGCGTCCGATGATCCCTGCCGTGCAAGGCAATATTATGATGGAGGAGGGATGAGATGA